The sequence CACTCAGTTGGTAGTTCAGCCACTCCATACTGCCGACAggtggtgtttgttttcatggatTGTTGTGAGTCCCTGTAGGCAGCATGGTGTATGTATGGGCGCACCACGTTTAGATGAAGTGTTTTCATTTCACCCATTGACTTCATTCACTTGTTTTCCCCTTCCATCAGGTATGGCCTGGCTTTGATTTGGACGGTGCAGGTGATGGCAGCAGGGACTGGTACTGGCGACATGCCCTCTTTTGATCCGAGTCCtacttctgaagcaaaaaagaGACCTATTTCTTCTGATGGAAGTGAGTGTCCACCAGCAGATTCATACACTACCTATCAAAAGTTTTGGAACACCCTAATTTTTCAAGTTTTgtattgaaaatgatgcagttCAGTGTCTTTTTGTGCTGTTaatgaaacactgaacaaataaacaatttaatttcaaaaataaatcatggtATCAAtgagggatgcacgatattatcagcacattatcggtatcggacgatattggctttaaataaACTATTGGATATTGGCCAACATGCCGATATCTGCTGATATAATCAACCGATAagataatgggctgctgcacacatgttgggctcatgttttaagttaaattttaatttaagcagcagtctgtaaggtacacgTGGCTGACtgatttaggcacatttactgtcaaagagtaaaccattttatttaatttgggttttattgctgtacagttgcacttttcacatgttccctgtgaacagaggttaggtttacttactatgtcaaatgtgaaattggacAGATTTaccctggttgtgggttttgttatgattgtctcagggagagcatcattcaagttttaagtaggatgtttctttttgaatggattttgtttgaaagcaattgtcataaatatgcagttttaagtattacaaatttttcttattttgcacaagaaattaatattttataacaaatgtgataagactATCACCGTAATactgatgatctctgcaattaggtgtgcagaTAAAAATATTGGTATTGGTAATCGGCGAAATGAGCTGTAAAATATCAGCATATcggcaaaaaatacaatatcatgcatccctagAATCATTCATAAACCAAAATgtagtctaaacttttgactcatcAAATTAGCCACCTTTTGCACCTTTTTCTTGCTATTTATTTAGCAACACATTACTTTGTGGAGTACAATACTGTTCAAATATTGCTCACAAGGGTTTGGTACCACAGTTTGTTCCAACACTACTTTTATGCAGACAGAGGGAGTTGGAAGTAGTCAAGGACAGTTGGGACACCTGTAAGAATTGGCAGCACCAACTTTCAAGGCTTGACTAACCTCAattgctgcagaacagcaactaatttcttgttccctgaaaaaggccttttcgtataattctgaaatgtacattcttttttcagttttgggtaatcttacccttttttttttttttttttacctctggcaGTTCACCATTTACCTTTTGTGCCATTTAAAGCTATTCAATGGACGTGAACTGCttggatttcaataaaaaagtgggaaaattggggtgttctaaaactttttgactggtagtgtaactATTCAAGTTTTCCTGCTTCCTAACCTGTTAGTTATGTACACAACAACTAgtatcattgttttatttgtgatttatttattttttaaatgaatggatgctgaaagttattatttttattttttttaccaatttCTGACTAAACTCCTTTTGTAAGCTTCATGAAAGTCTTAATGAGGTTGAATAGTATGGAAATCCTCACAGACATGCATCGATACAGTGTTTGCTCTTGCAGTTATTTTGCAGAGATCCTGGCAATATTGTCAGATGATCATAACTCACAAGTTGTATAAGTTCGAAAAAAACATAACAGCCTCAACTTACCTAGTGATAATGGGCAATGGCAGCAATGCATGCTGTGGTATGGGCTATGATAGCGGCCAGCCGATTGTTCACCACAAAATGATCCCTTTTTCACAAGAAAGTCTGCTGTGTTATCTAGAGGGTAATGACATAAAATAACTTGTTGTAATGGGAGAAGCAGCTCGTTCTTCTGAATGAGGAAAATAAGTCAGGGTATCCAGAAACTAAGTGAAAAGCACCTGTTATTTCTAGAAAACAGAGTAACTAATATGTATGGTTGCATGTTTGTTTCGTACCTCTTGCATTGCTCTTAGACAATATGATTGAGGAAGAAATGATCTATAGGCACCCCtgtcctttttttccattttagaCCTTTTGATCTTCTTCTAAAActtcaaggcaaggcaaggcaaggcagctttatttgtatagcgcatttcatacacgagggcaactcaatgtgctttacattaacacattaaaagcattggagacattcagacaagcataaaagaacataattaaaatgacaaatatgataaaacagaaaagaaaaggaaaattagaaatatattcaaaattacattaaaattttaatttaaagtgggttaaaataatctaagataggaaggcagaggtaaataaaaaagtcttaatctttgatttaaaagaggtgagagtttgagcagacctacagctttcagggagcttgttccagatatgtggtgcataatgactaaacgctgcttcaccatgtttcgttctgactctaggaactgaaagcagaccagtacctgatgacctcagaggtcgaggtggttcataaagtagtagcagatcagcaatgtattttgggcctaaaccattcagtgctttataaaccatcagcaggattttaaagtctattctctgacagacaggaagccagtgtagagatctaagaactggagtaatgtggtctacttttttggtccttgttaggactcgagcagcagcattctgtatgagctgcagccgtcggatggactttttagggagtcctgtaaagaccccgttacagtagtctagtctgctaaagataaatgcatggacgagtttttcagTGTAATGAAATCATGTTTCAAAGCCAGACTCATTGGACATGTACTTAAGTTCCCCTCCTAAATTATAATTGATTTTCCCTAAGTCATATCACACATCCTCTCTTAGTTTCTAACTGTGAACCTGTGTCATGTTATTGCAGGAGACGAGCCCATGAGGAAAATGCCTGTTTCGAAATTTGGCTCCAGACCTCGATTTGAGCCTGTACACTTTGTCAGCAGTGGAAGTAGTGGGGGTACCGGAGCTGACGAGAAGGAGAATGACAAAGAGGGCAGGAGGAGTGAGGGGTACGGAACGAGACAGTGGGACTCTGACTCCTACAGTGGCACAGGCAGAGCCCAGGGCTCCTCCTCCTTGAGGCCTGCTTTTGACAGAGTGCCATCTTACAGCTCAGACTCTTGGAGTTCCCACAGGGACAGGGATCGAGACAGAGACCGAGAGATATTTGCAGGTGATACAGGTGGGTTGGGTTATGGAGGACACGGATCAGGTTCAAACTTCATGTCAAAAACACAGCAGGACTACATAGTCAAGTATGAAGCCCACAGCTCTCGGAATGCGGATGCTTACACTCAGACCCACAGATACAATGGCTACGGGGGAGGGAGCAGATCAGGAGGCTGGGATTCAGGGCGGCAGGGTTTGGGGTACGGTCATCAGGACCGGCCCCCATCGAGCAGACCGTTCTGCAGAGTCTACAACAGTCCGGGCAGGAGCAGTCCCACCACTTCTCAGTTGGGCTCTACATCACAACCTGTTCCCATATCTCAATCAATAATGGACGAGAAGCAACGGCTGATTGCTAGTGTAGCGTCTGCATTAGTTGTTGCTTTTAGGGACCCTATGTTCATCACTGGGAGTGACATGCCGAACTATAATTTCATGCTGAGCCGCAGCATTCAGGCTTGCAAGACTAATCCTGAGTATATTTATGTCAATTTAAAAGACATTCCTCTTGCTGACCTGCCGAAGAACAGGAAAGTGCCAACAGACGGTTATGCCTGTGAACTGAGATGTCAGGGAGTTTATCTTGCTACGGGATACTCTGGGAGTAAAAACGGGGCGAGGGACCGGGCCTCTGAGCAGGCCGTAAAACTCTTTCTGAAACAGGTTGAGGTTCGTGTGGTGCAGCGCAGATACAGACACTCTATGGTGAATGACATTGTCGTGTGCCAGATGCACAGCCCGACGCCAGGCTTTTTACCCGCCCTCCGCAACCCAGAGGATAAACCGACACCCAGCTCGAAGGGCCAATATGAGCCTGACAGAAGGAAGCACTGGACCGAGTTTGTGGTCATGGACAATGCTCACGACGCCATCTGCATACTCAACAATTCTGCAGCTTTTAATCGCATGAAGATTGACTATAAATTCGACCCCCTCCCCAACAGCAGCTTTTGGCTGTGCAGTGTTTACCTGCAGGATGAGCTGGTGGCACAGGCAAACGGCTCGAAAAAGAACTCGAAGCACGCAGCAGCTGAAGAGGCAGTCAAGAAACTTCGCATGAATCAGGCGCAACGACAACAATCCCACAGAGGAAATCAAATCGATTCTGGTCGCTTTGGGCAACACAGTGTGAAAAAGAAGCATCTGAGTGAGCTGGTGATTCTGGAAAACTCTGACAATGCAATCTGTATTATTAACGACACAGCTCAGTTCAACAAAGTGACTGCTGACTACAAGTTCACGGTTTTACCTGATCACCGCTGGAGGTGTGAAGTTTACTTGGAGGCACAGTTTGTGGCAGCAGGAATCGGGCCGAAGAAATTAGTGAAGCACATCGCAGCAAAAGAAGCTTTAGCCACTTTGAGGCAGACGCAAGCAGTGGTCAAATCCAACCTGAGAAAGGAGGGCCACAATGACGCCATTTCCCGCTCTCAGATCCTGGCTCGGTCTGGTGaggaagagaggcaggagaTAAAGGAAGACAACATCGGAAACCAGCTGCTTCGCAAGATGGGCTGGAAAGGAGGCGGTCTGGGCCGTGACGGGGAAGGAATCGCCGAACCAATCAGAGTAAAGGAGCAGTTCTCCAGAGAGGGGTTGGGAATGGACACAGACAAAACCGGAAACCAGCTCAGCAAACGAGATATCGAGGACATCATTCGAAACTACGCCAGCTCGGACCGACAGGACGATCTCCGCTTCTCCACCGACCTCACCAACGACGAGCGAAAGCAGATCCACCAGATATCTCAGAAGTATGGCCTGCGAAGCAAATCATACGGACAGGGTCGACAACGGTTCCTTATTGTCAGTCGCAAAGTACACAAAGACCAGCTCATTGGTCAGCTATTACAGGAAGGACAGGTGGGGCGATACGAGCTTGTGAAACCTCAGGCCTCTCACTAGTTTGCATGAaacgcaaaataaaaaaagatcatcAACTTGGACTTCAGAGTAAAGTACACCCAAGTGTTACTGCTTTATTTGTGTGTGACATATGTAACAGATTAATTACAAGATCCTTCAGTTGTCACCTGTGGTTTCTGCATTCCTTTGCCATGAAATGATCTGAAGCTTTGGCAGGGGCTGTTGGAggagttgtcttttttttttgtctcctctcATTCCATGTCCTTCATCTGTTTCACTTCTGCACAAGCTTGCAATCAGTGCTTTTTATCATTTCCTGATGATCCTCCAATAATTTAAAGATTCAAAAAAACTTCAGTAGGTTTTTGGCACCAAAATCCACCTCGTTGTGGCCGTTAGGAACCTGGCAGATTATGCAGCTTTTTACTGCTTGTTTGTGAACATTGTAGACAGTTGATTCTTTAAGACAAGGATTAGAGGCATTATCGTCAAACTGTAGCTAGATGTACCAGTCTCACTGTAGTCTCTATTCAGCAATACCTGCTATGTTGTTAACACCTGGAGATCATCGTACAAGCTGCATCCATGATAGGAAAATCAAAGCTGTGATCTTTGTTTAATGTCAGATGTGCTGATTAATGTGAGTAAAGTTAACTTGTCTGCTTGTTTTCACAGATGTAAATactgaataaattaaaacaaataaccaTCAACAGCCTGAATTTGATGTAAAATTGATTATTTTCTAAAaagtagagatagaccgatatggttttttcagggccgatacggATTATtggtagtcaaggaggccgaaaACCAATATTTAGAGCTGAAATTCATTTGTTGAAAAGGGAAGATATTGTCGTCAAAAATTTGagtaatacaaactccaacacttaacttcgtttaaatgcctttaagcatttgtttttaacagcttttcagatttgcaacatgtaaaagttttttttttatcttagacaatagacatctttgttttaaaattttaaCACAGTGCAGGGatctcccaggctcagcagcatgtcttataaagttaaatgaaaacttgaacaaataaatagctcacTAAAGTTTTCTAcggtaaataaagttttccagaatttcaatataactgaaatgttaatccctcgcttatctttattttaaagggacatttcagttttgttgaagtgtggttgtatgagttttaaatcactggtagttgtaggggccacaacggatgctgctcagctcatcccctgtgatgagaaactgcagggagaactGAGCCAAAATAaaccagttttaaattgatctgtTATTGGCTGtcggataaaaaaaaaaaaaagctgatgccGATATGTGTCAAAATACCGAATATCGGCgccgataatcggtctatccctactAAAAAGTGACCAAGTCGCCttctgtatatttattttatttacaagaaAATGTACAGTTTGTTACATGGGTTACCAgtgcaaacttttttttaaatctgaaaacacCATCCTGTTTGAACGGTTGAATCAGCCTATTATGACAGCTGATTTATAAGATTGTAAAATAGCatagaaacactcacacagcaTTTGAATGTCACCAGAATGAAACAAAGAAGTGCCTAGAAAGGTAACTATGTTTTGTTTCTGAGTTGTAGGGGGACATGTTTATACTTTCACCAATATCTGGAACAGTTTTCAAATCAAAAGCATGGATTTAGAGGTAcatttggggggaaaaaaaaagaccctTAATGGCATCTCTGTTGAGTGCACATAATTGTCAGAGGGATGGATTTCCACACCAGGTTAACTTTCCATCACTCTGAGAGGCTTTTAAAATGcataaaggaagaaaaacaaaagcagtaagaccactgaaacaaaagaaaaaatcttttttttttttttttttttagatattaaCTGTTGGTATCTTCACAGCAAACCCCACAGCAAGCAAATCTAATTGTCACTGCATTATCAAACCAGTTTAATTTATGATAAAAGGTCAAAAGTGACAACTTAAAGATGCCttcatggagaaaaaaagggggcATTTAGCAAGTAACCCAGATATAACAAGGTACATtgactttaaacaaacatatgCTATTGCTCATCAATAGCACTTGGCAGGAGTGAATGCCACAACACAACAGCATACAAACTTAGCAACGGTTATGGAACAAATATACTGagaatgaatttttttttagatgtgtcATTGTACGTTGTGAGATAGTTTGTTCTTTTCTCCATTGGTGGTATCTTGAATCTGGGCTGGACACTGTTCATACTTGAACCATCACAGGGGTCAACAGTCACGCCAACTCTGTTCAACAATAGCGGAAACCCTCTTCTCGTACTCCCGCTTGTTTTCCTGGTACAACTGGGCTGCTTGGCTGTTGGCTGGACTGTTTGGGTTTGGCTCATCCAGTAAAGACTTCAAACATACGAGGAGGAAAGCAAGTGAATTAGATTTGTAATGATAATTCATGGTGTTCTAACAGCTGTGATCACCGGGGAATTGCCTATCTGCTAAAATATATGGATGTTATTGTCCTCGTCATTTTTAAACAGACTCTTATTCCTAAATTAGACTCAAGTTTGTATTCAAATGCGTAAAAGGTTGTTAGGTTACCTGTATTGAAGTTAAGATAGAAGAGACATCATAGGTTGGACTCCAACGATTCTGAAGTATATCTAAGCATATGCTGCCATCTGCATACACTGCAAAAGAGCATACATAGTGAGAAGgttctacttttttttattataaatctTCTTATTTGGGACACAGTCAAAGCAAAATACAATGATGtcaattcaaaataaacaatgcccatctttttcttccccttacaaaacaatgaacattgtctttgcattcaaagaaaatcaTAATAAATCAATTACCCTCTGTAAAATTTTCAGATACATTGTTTTAAATGGAGTAGTCCCAAAATAAATGGCAGTGGAACTGatgcaataaacaaacaaaaattaattgaattaaaaaaaaaaaaaaaggaactgggaagaaaaaataaagaaaaagaagttgGGGGGGTTCTTGGCTAGAGGAAAGACTGGCAATGAGTGAAAATAATCAAGAAATTCACCAAACAACTCTGGGCATGACATTAAAGACATGAAACTACTTTAATTGATGCAGTTGAAGGTGTATAGTATACACAGTGCAGTACATACCATTTGGATGAAACATTTTGGAGACAAATCGCACTGTTGGAGGTTTATTTGGATATTCCTCTGTGAATTCAATTGTTAGTTTGAAGGTTCCTGTAAGAAAGGAGTAATTACATTTTATGAATTCAAAAAACATTCACTGAAAACAGTGCATTACACCAGACCGCGACTACGAAAATATTACTGTAGCAACTACGGAGAGCCAAAAGccactgagaggctgaggttgggcctagtTAAGTGTTGGATGCAattaaagcaaaaatcactaatgCACACAAAAAGTAAGTTTCACCTTTTATTAAcgaaaaaggataatcaactcatgataaagtgcacaaaagaAAAT is a genomic window of Notolabrus celidotus isolate fNotCel1 chromosome 8, fNotCel1.pri, whole genome shotgun sequence containing:
- the nkrf gene encoding NF-kappa-B-repressing factor, giving the protein MAAGTGTGDMPSFDPSPTSEAKKRPISSDGRDEPMRKMPVSKFGSRPRFEPVHFVSSGSSGGTGADEKENDKEGRRSEGYGTRQWDSDSYSGTGRAQGSSSLRPAFDRVPSYSSDSWSSHRDRDRDRDREIFAGDTGGLGYGGHGSGSNFMSKTQQDYIVKYEAHSSRNADAYTQTHRYNGYGGGSRSGGWDSGRQGLGYGHQDRPPSSRPFCRVYNSPGRSSPTTSQLGSTSQPVPISQSIMDEKQRLIASVASALVVAFRDPMFITGSDMPNYNFMLSRSIQACKTNPEYIYVNLKDIPLADLPKNRKVPTDGYACELRCQGVYLATGYSGSKNGARDRASEQAVKLFLKQVEVRVVQRRYRHSMVNDIVVCQMHSPTPGFLPALRNPEDKPTPSSKGQYEPDRRKHWTEFVVMDNAHDAICILNNSAAFNRMKIDYKFDPLPNSSFWLCSVYLQDELVAQANGSKKNSKHAAAEEAVKKLRMNQAQRQQSHRGNQIDSGRFGQHSVKKKHLSELVILENSDNAICIINDTAQFNKVTADYKFTVLPDHRWRCEVYLEAQFVAAGIGPKKLVKHIAAKEALATLRQTQAVVKSNLRKEGHNDAISRSQILARSGEEERQEIKEDNIGNQLLRKMGWKGGGLGRDGEGIAEPIRVKEQFSREGLGMDTDKTGNQLSKRDIEDIIRNYASSDRQDDLRFSTDLTNDERKQIHQISQKYGLRSKSYGQGRQRFLIVSRKVHKDQLIGQLLQEGQVGRYELVKPQASH
- the LOC117817823 gene encoding ubiquitin-conjugating enzyme E2 A, encoding MSTPARRRLMRDFKRLQEDPPAGVSGAPSENNIMVWNAVIFGPEGTPFEDGTFKLTIEFTEEYPNKPPTVRFVSKMFHPNVYADGSICLDILQNRWSPTYDVSSILTSIQSLLDEPNPNSPANSQAAQLYQENKREYEKRVSAIVEQSWRDC